A single genomic interval of Anaerobacillus sp. CMMVII harbors:
- the dnaI gene encoding primosomal protein DnaI, with protein sequence MELIKQTLEKMKSSKSMLDNFQRLKEDILSDKWIVEFLRENPTLPESEINRNISRFFEYRNERNNCTKCLSLDTCVNMMKGYQPELFLERQQVQLRYNVCHRKWKDDQKKQQQSLIKSLYIPKEILKATFDQLDQDNRSRIVAIAKAVEFATTTNPGETGKGLYLHGQFGVGKTYIMGAIANELAERNISSMLVYTPDFFRELKSGISDGSYNEKLDLVKKVPVLILDDLGAETMSSWVRDDILGVILQHRMLEKLPTLYTSNYDFDELEEHLAYSQKGGIEQLKSKRIMERIRHFADPVYIEGVNRRGKM encoded by the coding sequence TTGGAACTGATTAAACAAACGTTAGAAAAAATGAAAAGTTCAAAAAGTATGTTAGATAATTTCCAACGTTTAAAAGAAGATATTCTTTCTGACAAATGGATAGTAGAATTTCTTCGTGAAAATCCAACTCTTCCTGAATCTGAAATTAATCGCAATATTTCTCGGTTCTTTGAGTATAGAAATGAGCGGAATAATTGTACAAAATGTTTGAGTCTCGATACGTGTGTAAACATGATGAAAGGCTATCAGCCAGAGCTTTTTCTAGAAAGACAGCAAGTACAACTACGTTATAATGTCTGTCATCGAAAATGGAAAGATGATCAAAAAAAACAGCAGCAATCTCTGATTAAAAGTTTGTACATTCCTAAAGAAATTTTGAAGGCAACTTTCGACCAGCTAGATCAAGATAACCGTTCTAGAATTGTAGCGATTGCAAAAGCTGTTGAGTTTGCAACAACAACGAATCCTGGGGAAACGGGAAAAGGCCTTTATCTGCACGGTCAATTTGGTGTGGGAAAAACATATATTATGGGTGCCATTGCAAATGAACTTGCAGAGAGAAATATTTCATCGATGCTGGTTTACACACCTGACTTTTTCCGGGAGTTAAAAAGTGGTATTAGTGATGGATCATATAATGAAAAACTTGATCTTGTTAAAAAAGTTCCTGTTCTTATTTTAGATGATTTAGGTGCTGAAACAATGTCAAGTTGGGTGAGAGATGATATATTAGGTGTAATTTTACAACATAGAATGCTTGAAAAGCTACCGACATTATATACTTCAAACTATGATTTTGATGAACTAGAAGAACACCTGGCTTACTCCCAAAAAGGTGGTATTGAGCAACTTAAATCCAAACGAATTATGGAGCGTATCCGTCATTTTGCTGATCCTGTTTATATTGAGGGAGTAAATCGAAGAGGAAAAATGTAA
- a CDS encoding replication initiation and membrane attachment family protein has protein sequence MALHWMHLLPVDRYVVRTTSFINEADRKIITLLYQPLIGAIAHSLYFALQSELERDQYTSIETTHKTLMTMMGLPLDKIYEERKKLEGIGLLNVYKQKQDEDIIYLYELQKPFSPHEFFKDDVLSVYLYNRVGKYRYLQLRDRFTINKINKDNFKEITLSFSDVFTSLHHSEISAQQGELSTSLVIDSQSDIVNNDSSESSYTILEEAFDFSLLITYLSNMINPKTLFTEKVKETIVRLAFVYRIDPYEMSKIIQDSLLHDDTVDLDVMREKVKNWYKFTYESEPPGLGFRTHPEKYRTMSGKEPKTEEEEMILLYETESPLTLLESKSAAGAKVPLGDAKIVETLLLDYKLLPGVANVLIDFILEINDMKLTKSYVEKIAGQWARKNVKTVKEAMALAKGEYKKREQWDQGTAEAAATTERPVKQRQNNTNRYVRKDRLPKWLIEAKKEVTSKQEDDDITKVKQELEEKFKLLKLQRQEG, from the coding sequence ATGGCGTTACATTGGATGCATTTGTTACCTGTCGATCGTTATGTCGTTCGAACTACTTCATTCATTAACGAAGCAGATCGGAAAATAATTACACTTTTATATCAACCTCTAATAGGGGCAATTGCTCATAGTCTTTACTTTGCGCTACAGAGCGAACTAGAAAGAGATCAATATACGAGTATTGAAACAACCCACAAAACACTAATGACAATGATGGGTCTACCTCTAGATAAGATTTATGAGGAACGGAAAAAGTTAGAAGGTATTGGCCTCTTAAATGTTTATAAGCAGAAGCAAGATGAGGATATTATCTATTTATACGAATTACAGAAGCCTTTTAGTCCTCATGAGTTCTTTAAGGATGATGTTCTCAGTGTCTATTTGTATAATCGCGTTGGCAAATACCGCTATCTTCAATTAAGAGACCGGTTTACGATAAATAAAATAAATAAAGATAACTTTAAAGAGATTACGTTATCTTTCAGTGATGTGTTTACTTCATTACACCACTCAGAAATCTCGGCACAACAAGGGGAATTATCGACTTCTTTAGTCATTGATTCTCAATCGGATATTGTTAACAATGATAGTTCAGAAAGCTCTTACACTATATTAGAAGAAGCTTTTGACTTTTCATTACTTATTACGTATCTATCGAATATGATCAATCCAAAAACATTATTCACTGAAAAAGTTAAAGAGACAATTGTCCGCTTAGCTTTTGTTTACCGGATTGACCCTTATGAAATGAGTAAAATAATTCAAGATTCGTTACTTCATGATGATACGGTTGACCTAGATGTTATGAGAGAAAAAGTGAAAAACTGGTACAAATTCACATATGAAAGTGAACCTCCAGGATTGGGCTTTAGAACACATCCTGAAAAGTATAGAACGATGTCAGGGAAAGAACCAAAAACTGAAGAAGAAGAAATGATTTTGCTTTATGAAACAGAATCTCCACTGACACTTTTAGAAAGTAAATCGGCTGCTGGGGCCAAAGTTCCTTTAGGGGATGCTAAAATTGTTGAAACCCTATTATTGGATTATAAGCTTTTACCTGGTGTTGCAAATGTACTTATTGACTTTATTTTAGAAATTAATGATATGAAATTGACAAAGTCTTATGTAGAAAAGATAGCTGGTCAGTGGGCCCGAAAAAACGTTAAAACCGTTAAAGAAGCGATGGCCTTAGCTAAGGGAGAATACAAGAAGCGTGAGCAGTGGGATCAAGGTACTGCTGAGGCGGCTGCAACCACTGAAAGGCCAGTCAAACAGCGGCAAAACAATACCAATCGTTATGTGAGAAAAGATCGCCTTCCAAAATGGCTGATAGAAGCTAAAAAAGAAGTTACCTCTAAGCAAGAAGATGATGATATTACAAAAGTTAAACAAGAGCTTGAAGAAAAATTTAAATTATTAAAATTACAACGCCAGGAGGGATAG
- the nrdR gene encoding transcriptional regulator NrdR, whose protein sequence is MRCPTCNYNGTRVLDSRPSHEGRSIRRRRECEECNFRFTTFETVEVTPLIVVKKDGNREEFSKDKILRGLIRACEKRPVPLQKLEEIVDKVEKDLRNAGAPEVKSEDVGESVMEYLADVDDVAYVRFASVYRQFKDINVFIDELKELLQKTETNKRAKIDIFGSFLFIKRKK, encoded by the coding sequence ATGCGCTGTCCAACATGTAATTATAACGGTACTCGAGTACTTGACTCACGGCCAAGCCACGAAGGGCGCTCAATTAGAAGAAGACGTGAATGTGAAGAATGTAATTTTCGCTTTACAACCTTCGAGACTGTTGAAGTAACCCCGTTAATTGTTGTAAAAAAAGATGGGAATCGTGAAGAATTTAGTAAAGATAAAATTCTGCGAGGTCTAATCCGTGCGTGTGAAAAACGGCCAGTTCCGTTACAAAAGTTAGAAGAAATAGTTGATAAAGTTGAAAAAGACTTGAGAAACGCTGGAGCACCCGAAGTTAAGAGTGAAGATGTTGGTGAAAGTGTGATGGAATACTTAGCTGATGTTGATGATGTTGCTTATGTGCGTTTTGCATCAGTTTATCGCCAATTTAAGGATATAAACGTATTTATTGACGAACTAAAAGAGCTATTACAAAAAACTGAAACAAATAAAAGGGCTAAGATTGATATCTTTGGCTCTTTTTTATTCATAAAGCGTAAAAAGTAG